One window of Cardiocondyla obscurior isolate alpha-2009 linkage group LG20, Cobs3.1, whole genome shotgun sequence genomic DNA carries:
- the LOC139110289 gene encoding uncharacterized protein, whose translation MKLLFLVLLCLTLASCRHLNYQDNFEIGERADGDYLVTNRTVFKPSLPWKPMIITVGVRAPTNAILTNVKITNERNKQTQFIPKSLSESDVAVLVLGKRGEGMFVHIEAYAKSTLTTPAPCISKSDSGESSISSSEESESTSNSESKSTSESSEESKSTSESSEESKSSSDSSEESNSSSDSSEESKSTAKSDEDNNSISDSDNGNNVSDSNEGKNSKSNEESNNSEENNNGNNSESNESEENNKSAENSGGNDSKPGDNNKPGDGAGNDGQPGNGEGNDGKPGDNNKPGDGEGSDGQPGKGEENDGKPGNGGGNDAQPGDNNEPGDGEGSDGQPGNGDGNDGEPGDNNKPGDGEGSDGQPGNGEENDGKPGNGGGNDAQPGDNNEPGDGEGSGGQPGNGEENDGKPDNGGGNDAQPGDNNEPGDGEGSDGQPGNGDGNDGEPGDNNKPGDGEGSDGQPGNGGGNGAEPGDNNDPGDGEGSDGQPGNGEENDGKPGHGGGNDAEPGDNNEPGDGEGSDGQPGNGDGNDGKPGNGGGNDAEPGDNNKPGDREGNDGQPGNGEGNVGEPGDNNKPDDGEGNNGQPGDGDGNDGEPSNGESNDGEPNNGGGNDDKPGDNNEPSDGEGNDGQPGDEEGNNDQPGDGDGNNGEPSNGGENDNEPSDNNEPSNGEGNDGQPGDGDGNDGKPGDGKGNDGKPNNGGENDDKPGDNNEPSDGEGNDGQPGDGEKNDGEPGNGGGNDNEPSDNNEPSEGEGNNGQPGDGDGNDGKPDDGEGNDGEPNNGGENDDKPGDNNEPSDGEGNDGQPGDGEKNDGEPGNGGGNDNEPSDNNEPSEGEGNNGQPGDGDGNDGKPDDGEGNDGEPNNGGENDDKPGDNNEPSDGEGNDGQPGDGEGNDGEPGSGGGNDGQPGDKESNDGQPGDEEGNDDQPDNGKGNDGEPGNGGGNDGQPGDREGNDGQPGVGEGNDGEPGSGGGNDGQPGDKESNDGQPGDEEGNDDQPDNGKGNDGEPGNGGGNDGQPGDGEGTDGQPSENNQADDVEGNNGESDDGKDNINQPDDNNTTEAVEENNGKSDNGEENNGEPNNNDKSDNENGNNGELGNGEENDGKSDNVEENNSTKADNDDSDTPIVSEVNNNEGITESNTKNDTFTTLDFENGSSGAPTSE comes from the exons ATGAAGCTCTTATTCCTTGTGCTTCTGTGCCTTACGTTGGCTTCCTGCAGACACTTAAATTATCAggataattttgaaatagGAGAACGTGCAGATGGAGATTACCTCGTTACAAATAGAACTGTTTTTAAG CCATCTCTCCCATGGAAACCTATGATAATTACGGTTGGTGTAAGAGCTCCAACAAATGCTATACTGACTAACGTTAAAATCActaacgaaagaaataaacagACACAGTTTATACCAAAATCTCTTAGTGAATCAGATGTAGCAGTGTTAGTGTTGGGTAAACGTGGAGAAGGAATGTTTGTACACATAGAAGCATACGCAAAAAGTACTTTAACAACACCTGCTCCATGTATTAGTAAATCTGACAGTGGAGAAAGCAGCATATCTAGTAGCGAAGAAAGTGAAAGCACATCTAACAGCGAAAGCAAAAGCACATCTGAAAGTAGTGAAGAAAGCAAAAGCACATCTGAAAGTAGTGAAGAAAGCAAAAGTTCATCTGACAGTAGCGAAGAAAGTAACAGCTCATCTGACAGTAGCGAAGAGAGTAAAAGCACAGCTAAAAGTGATGAAGATAACAACAGCATATCCGATAGCGACAACGGAAATAATGTATCTGATAGtaacgaaggaaaaaatagTAAGTCCAATGAAGAAAGTAATAATTCAGAGGAAAATAACAATGGAAACAATAGCGAATCGAACGAAagcgaagaaaataataagtcTGCCGAAAATAGTGGCGGAAATGACAGCAAACCTGGTGACAATAACAAACCGGGCGACGGAGCAGGTAACGACGGCCAGCCTGGCAACGGAGAAGGAAACGACGGCAAACCTGGGGATAATAACAAACCGGGCGACGGAGAAGGCAGCGACGGCCAGCCTGGCAAGGGAGAAGAAAACGACGGCAAACCGGGTAACGGAGGAGGAAACGACGCTCAACCTGGTGACAATAACGAACCGGGCGACGGAGAAGGCAGCGACGGCCAGCCTGGCAACGGAGATGGAAACGACGGCGAACCTGGGGATAATAACAAACCGGGCGACGGAGAAGGCAGCGACGGCCAGCCTGGCAACGGAGAAGAAAACGACGGCAAACCGGGTAACGGAGGAGGAAACGACGCTCAACCTGGTGACAATAACGAACCGGGCGACGGAGAAGGCAGCGGCGGCCAGCCTGGCAACGGAGAAGAAAACGACGGCAAACCGGATAACGGAGGAGGAAACGACGCTCAACCTGGTGACAATAACGAACCGGGCGACGGAGAAGGCAGCGACGGCCAGCCTGGCAACGGAGATGGAAACGACGGCGAACCTGGGGATAATAACAAACCGGGCGACGGAGAAGGCAGCGACGGCCAGCCTGGCAACGGAGGAGGAAACGGCGCTGAACCTGGTGACAATAACGATCCGGGCGACGGAGAAGGCAGCGACGGCCAGCCTGGAAACGGAGAAGAAAACGACGGCAAACCGGGTCACGGAGGAGGAAACGACGCTGAACCTGGTGACAATAACGAACCGGGCGACGGAGAAGGCAGCGACGGCCAGCCTGGCAACGGAGATGGAAACGACGGCAAACCGGGTAACGGGGGAGGAAACGACGCTGAACCTGGTGACAATAACAAACCGGGCGACAGAGAAGGGAACGACGGCCAGCCTGGTAACGGAGAAGGAAACGTCGGCGAACCTGGGGATAATAACAAACCGGACGACGGAGAAGGCAACAACGGCCAGCCTGGCGACGGAGATGGAAACGACGGTGAACCAAGCAACGGAGAAAGTAACGACGGCGAACCGAATAACGGGGGAGGAAACGACGATAAACCTGGTGACAATAACGAACCAAGCGACGGAGAAGGGAACGACGGCCAGCCTGGCGACGAAGAAGGAAACAACGACCAACCTGGCGACGGAGATGGAAACAACGGTGAACCGAGTAACGGAGGAGAAAACGATAATGAACCTAGTGACAATAACGAACCGAGCAACGGAGAAGGAAATGACGGCCAACCTGGCGACGGAGATGGAAACGACGGTAAACCAGGCGACGGCAAAGGAAACGACGGCAAACCGAATAACGGGGGAGAAAACGACGATAAACCTGGTGACAATAACGAACCGAGCGACGGAGAAGGGAACGACGGCCAGCCTGGTGACGGAGAAAAAAACGATGGCGAACCGGGTAACGGAGGAGGAAACGACAATGAACCTAGTGACAATAACGAGCCGAGCGAGGGAGAAGGAAATAACGGCCAACCTGGCGACGGAGATGGAAACGACGGTAAACCAGACGACGGCGAAGGAAACGACGGCGAACCGAATAACGGGGGAGAAAACGACGATAAACCTGGTGACAATAACGAACCGAGCGACGGAGAAGGGAACGACGGCCAGCCTGGTGACGGAGAAAAAAACGATGGCGAACCGGGTAACGGAGGAGGAAACGACAATGAACCTAGTGACAATAACGAGCCGAGCGAGGGAGAAGGAAATAACGGCCAACCTGGCGACGGAGATGGAAACGACGGTAAACCAGACGACGGCGAAGGAAACGACGGCGAACCGAATAACGGGGGAGAAAACGACGATAAACCTGGTGACAATAACGAACCGAGCGACGGAGAAGGGAACGACGGCCAGCCTGGCGACGGAGAAGGAAACGACGGCGAACCGGGTAGTGGAGGAGGAAATGACGGCCAACCTGGCGACAAAGAAAGCAACGACGGCCAACCTGGCGACGAAGAAGGCAACGACGACCAACCTGACAACGGAAAAGGAAACGACGGTGAACCAGGTAATGGAGGAGGAAATGACGGCCAACCTGGCGACAGAGAAGGCAACGACGGCCAACCTGGCGTCGGAGAAGGAAACGACGGCGAACCGGGTAGTGGAGGAGGAAATGACGGCCAACCTGGCGACAAAGAAAGCAACGACGGCCAACCTGGCGACGAAGAAGGCAACGACGACCAACCTGACAACGGAAAAGGAAACGACGGTGAACCAGGTAATGGAGGAGGAAATGACGGCCAACCTGGCGACGGAGAAGGCACCGACGGCCAACCTAGTGAAAACAACCAAGCGGACGACGTAGAAGGAAACAACGGCGAATCTGATGACGGAAAAGACAACATAAACCAACCTGATGACAATAATACAACTGAAGCCGTAGAAGAAAATAATGGCAAATCAGATAACGGGGAAGAAAATAATGGTGAACCAAATAACAATGATAAATCTGATAACGAAAATGGAAACAACGGCGAATTAGGCAACGGAGAAGAAAACGATGGTAAATCTGATAACGTGGAAGAAAATAACTCAACTAAGGCGGATAATGATGACAGCGATACACCTATTGTTAGcgaagttaataataatgaaggAATTACCGAATCTAATACCAAAAATGATACCTTTACCACACTTGATTTTGAGAATGGGAGCAGTGGTGCACCCACAtctgaataa